Proteins encoded in a region of the Deltaproteobacteria bacterium genome:
- a CDS encoding membrane dipeptidase: protein MMLRQPFFVLFLLATTACAGVPHGHSHTQAGAHHPDTAAPTDFAARAQKLAQEFIIVDGHIDVPYRLESSKSDTGALTEDVSHKTHKGDFDYPRAVKGGLNAPFMSIYIPARYQEEGSAKKVADGLIDMVETMVQATPEKFQIARSPADVRRHKQDGVMSLPLGIENGAAIEADLANVGHFYNRGVRYITLTHSKDNQICDSSYDERHTHKGLTPFGEKVVTEMNRLGIMVDISHVSDDAFFQVMKISKVPAIASHSSARHFTPGFERNMSDEMIQLLAKNGGIIMINFGSTFISQPPRDASNKRRAAINAFKDPLELEWSDPKVVAFKENYDKIHPRVFADVTDVADHIDHVVKLAGVDAVGLGSDFDGVGDSLPTKLKDVSMFPNLIEELLKRGYSEKDIDKICGQNALRVWKAVEDFAKSQTQSK from the coding sequence ATGATGCTTAGACAACCTTTTTTCGTGCTCTTTTTACTGGCAACGACGGCATGTGCTGGCGTTCCCCATGGTCATTCGCACACTCAAGCCGGCGCGCATCATCCCGACACTGCAGCTCCCACCGACTTCGCAGCCCGAGCTCAAAAACTAGCTCAGGAATTCATTATTGTAGATGGCCACATCGATGTTCCCTATCGGTTAGAGAGTTCAAAATCAGATACGGGCGCTCTTACGGAAGATGTCAGTCACAAGACGCACAAAGGGGATTTCGATTACCCACGTGCCGTTAAAGGCGGTTTAAACGCTCCATTTATGTCTATTTACATACCGGCCCGATACCAAGAAGAAGGCAGTGCCAAAAAAGTTGCTGATGGGCTCATCGACATGGTCGAAACCATGGTCCAAGCTACACCTGAAAAGTTTCAAATCGCTCGGTCTCCGGCTGACGTAAGGCGTCATAAGCAAGATGGCGTGATGTCCTTGCCACTTGGCATTGAAAACGGGGCAGCCATCGAGGCCGACTTGGCAAACGTTGGCCATTTCTATAACCGCGGCGTCCGCTACATCACGCTGACACACTCCAAAGATAACCAAATTTGTGATTCATCCTACGACGAGCGTCATACTCATAAGGGTCTTACGCCATTTGGTGAAAAAGTTGTCACCGAAATGAACCGATTGGGCATTATGGTTGATATTTCCCATGTCTCAGATGATGCTTTTTTTCAGGTCATGAAAATTTCCAAAGTTCCTGCCATCGCTTCACATTCTTCAGCCCGCCACTTCACGCCTGGGTTTGAACGAAATATGTCCGATGAGATGATTCAGCTCTTGGCAAAAAACGGGGGAATCATCATGATAAACTTTGGCTCAACGTTTATTAGCCAACCCCCTCGAGACGCCTCCAACAAACGCCGGGCCGCCATCAATGCATTTAAAGATCCCCTAGAACTTGAGTGGAGCGATCCAAAGGTTGTGGCATTCAAGGAGAACTACGACAAGATCCATCCTCGAGTTTTCGCTGATGTGACAGACGTTGCAGATCATATCGACCACGTCGTAAAACTCGCAGGTGTTGATGCTGTGGGCTTAGGTTCAGACTTTGATGGTGTGGGTGATAGCCTGCCAACCAAGCTCAAAGATGTCTCGATGTTTCCGAATTTAATTGAAGAGCTTCTCAAACGCGGTTATTCCGAAAAAGACATTGATAAAATTTGTGGTCAAAACGCGCTGCGAGTCTGGAAAGCCGTAGAAGACTTCGCCAAAAGCCAAACTCAATCCAAATAA